In the Polyangiaceae bacterium genome, TGCTGTCCGCCAGGTGTTCCGCCACTGCGATGTTGCGGTGTTGGGGGTCGGTGCCTTCGATGATGGTCCAGGGGGAAAAGCCAGTGCTGGTGTGGCGAATGGCACGCTCGCACACGCTGCGGAATTGGCGGTAGTGCGAGTGCCGGCGCCAATCCTCTTTCGAGACACGCCAGCGCGTCTGCTTGTTCTTGGCCAGACGCTTGAAGCGCTTCTTCTGCTCATCCTCGCTGATGTGGATCCAGAGCTTTACGAGCAACGTGCCATTTTGCGCCAGCGCCCGCTCGAAGTCCGACGCACGCTGCATGGCGAAGTCGAGTTCCGCGTCCGTGGTGGACTGGAGCACCCGTTTCAGGATCGGATCCGTGTACCAGGACCCCAGGAAGACGGCGATCTTGCCCTTCGGCGGCAACGCCATCCAGTAGCGCCAATAGGGAGGACGCTCGCGCTCTTCCTCGCTCGGCGGACCGAACGCGCGGGTGATGAGGTGGCGCGCATCCATCCACTCGAACAGCAGATTGAGGAGCTCGCCCTTGCCGGCGCCTTCCACGCCCCCGATCAGGACCACCACGGAGAAATCGGGGCGATCCACGAGCTGATGCTGCAACTGCAGCAGGCGCGTGCGCACCGCTTCACCGCGCGCCGCGTACTCGGACTTGCTCAGTTTTCGGCCCAGCTCCGCGGTCTCGAACATTCGAGTAGGCTACCGAAACCCGTGAGTCGCGGCGGCGCGAAGATTGCGCCTTCGATCGGGCGGCGCGTCAGGGGGAGCGCTTGCAGGTCATGTGCTTCTGAGGGTGCACGCGGAATTCCTGGCTATCGACCTCGGGGCAAGCGTCGCGAATGGCCGCCTTGAGTTCCGTCACTTGGGCGTGAGTGAGCGCCATGGCGTCGTACACGATGGGAACCGTGCCACTGCCGTTCTTCACTTCGTTCAGCAGGGTCTGGAAGCTGCCCGCAGCCTCGCCAGTGCTCCACATTCCCTCGAAGTTGTCGGCGAAGGCTTGGGTCAGCCCAGCGTGTCGGTCGCCGCGGTAGACGACCATGTTTTCCATCGTCTGATGCTCGGCGTTGTCGGAGAGATTGTAGCTGCCGCTGGCGAGAACGGTGCCGTCCACGAGCATGTACTTGTGGTGCATCTGGGGGGCGTAGCTGTAGTGCCAGCGGTAGGAGTAGTGCTTGAAGCGAAGCTGGATGCCGTCCGTGGTCGCGACAGGGTAAGACCAGTGAAACGCCTTGTCGTAGCAGGCCTGTAGCTTGCTCTCGCTGCTGCCCGCGGCGCTGACACATGCGGCCTGGTCGTCGGCCTCGGATTGGCTCGTATACGCAGACACGTACTCCTGCCCGTCGAGGTACACACGCACGTCCAGGCCTGGTGACTGTGCAACCTTGGCAATCAGGGCTTCGCTCACGGGGCGCGAGCGCAGATGTCCCGAGGCAATCCAGATCGAGGTCTCGGCGTTCTGAATCAGCTCGACCAAGCGATCGGCGACCTCGTTGCGTCCTGCGACCACCGAGAACCCGGGCCCAAGATTGTTGGAGAAGACGTCGAAGTTCGCGCTGGTGAAGGCCACCGAGGCTTCGGGATCCGAAAGCAGCATCCAGTCGCCAATCGGCAAGCTCGCCGCTGGCTGAAATCCGGCGCCAGCGTCGAAGTCGCGGCTGTTCTCCCACAGGTGGTTGAACTCTTTTTGGAAGCGCAGGGTCAGGCGCACCTCGCCTCGGAGTTCGACGGTGTTCTCGTCGTAGCGAGTGCCGGCGGAGCCGCTCCAGTTGCCGCTGCCCGTCAGCAAGGTCGCGGACAGCGCGCTGTCCACGTCGTCGTGGGGACCATCCACGATCATGAACTTGTGGTGCATGATCTTGTTCACGAAGCGCACGTCGGCGCCGAGTGCTTCGAGGGCCGCCGAGCGCGTGCCAGCCGGGGATTTTGCCTCGGCGCCTGCCGGATCGTAGATGAAGCGAACCCGCACACCGCGTTGCACCGCGCGTCCGATGGCCGCCTGAATCCCGCTGTCGCTGAAGCTGTACATGGCGATGTCCACGTTCGACGTGGCGGAGTCGATGAGTTGCTCCGCTCTTGCCAGGTGGCTTTCATCGCGCGTCGCTCGAGGCGAGAAGATGGGCGCTGCCTCGGGAACCGGAACGAGGGCACAGTGTGCTGCGCTCGGCGCGGCAAGTTGTCGAAGCGCCGCGGGGCCAACCCAAGGAACGGCGTCCAGTTCCTCCAGGGTGTGGAAGGCGACGTCGTCCTCCGTGCCCAGCGTTCCGTCAGCGCCCGCCTTCGCTTTCGCGATCTGTGTTGCGGCGCGGGAGTGCACGCCTGCTGCGCGCAGGGCGTCCTTGTCGAGGCTGGGGTCACTGGCGCGAAGCAGTGCTGCGCTCACCTGACAGGCAGAGAACGGACTGTCGGCCTTGCCTGGGCCGGCGATGGCAGCGTTTTCGTCGTCGGCTGCGGCCTGAGTGCCGGAGTGGTCTTCGGCAGAGGAGCAGGCCGCAATTGCCAGACACGCCACGAGACCGAATCGAACCTTGCGCATGATGCCTCCGAGTCTTTCGCGCACCATATCCGACATGTCGGACATTTCAAGACACGCAGGGCAAGGGGCGGCTCTTTCCAGGACTACCCGATCTCTGCGCTGTCGCGGTAGCTGCTAGCATTTCCACAGCGTGATTACTCGGGAGTTTTCGTGGTCCAGTTGGCGAGAGCGCGCCGGCTCCCACTTTGCCCCGCGCGACGTGCCACGCCTACTCAGTGAAGTGGCCCTCGCGGGGTTGCGCTTGGCTGCCGCGCGCGACCGCGAACTGGGAAAGTTCGATGGGCTCGACGCGCGCGATCCAGACATGGTCGATGTGGTGCTCGATCTCGCCCGTGTGATCGGAGAGCGCTACTTCCGCTACCGAGTCGAGGGCGTGGACAACGTGCCGGCGCGGGGACCTGCGCTACTGGTGGGCAGCCACAACGGGGGGCTGCAGACCTTCGACAGCTTGCTCACCCTGATCGCAATCCGCGATCGCTTCGGTGTCGAGCGCGCGGTGCATCCCTTGGCGCACGACCTGCTGTTCCAGGCGCCTCGCCTGCGAGAAGTATCCGAGGGGCTTGGCATCCTGCGAGCGGATCACGAGGGCGCGCTCGAGGCGTTTCGTCGTGGGCGGCTCGTTCTCGTCTATCCCGGGTCGGATCTGGACTCCACGCGACCGTTCAAAGACCGCCATCGCATCGAGCTCGGAGGGCGCACGGGGTTTCTGAAACTCGCGTTGCGCGCTTCGGTGCCCATCGTGCCGGTCGTCAGCGAGGGCACCCACGAGCAGTTCATCGTACTGACTCGCGGCGACGAGCTGGCTCGTCGTCTCGGCATCAAACGCTGGTTTCGCGCCGAGGCCTTTCCCATCGTACTGGCGCTGCCCTGGGGCATCGTCCCGGGCTACTTGCCCTATCTCCCGCTGCCGGCTCAGACCACGGTGCGATTTGGGCCGCCAATCCATTTGCCTCAGCTGGGCGCCGACGCAACGGTAGACTCACACACGCTGCAGGAATGCTACCGCCAGGTCGAGCACGCGATGCAGCGCGAATTGGACGTGCTCGCGCGGGGACGTGTTCCGTTCCTGGGGCGGCCCCAAGATCGCCGACCCCTCAGCGACGCGGCAGTACGCCAGTGACGATC is a window encoding:
- a CDS encoding phospholipase D-like domain-containing protein, with amino-acid sequence MRKVRFGLVACLAIAACSSAEDHSGTQAAADDENAAIAGPGKADSPFSACQVSAALLRASDPSLDKDALRAAGVHSRAATQIAKAKAGADGTLGTEDDVAFHTLEELDAVPWVGPAALRQLAAPSAAHCALVPVPEAAPIFSPRATRDESHLARAEQLIDSATSNVDIAMYSFSDSGIQAAIGRAVQRGVRVRFIYDPAGAEAKSPAGTRSAALEALGADVRFVNKIMHHKFMIVDGPHDDVDSALSATLLTGSGNWSGSAGTRYDENTVELRGEVRLTLRFQKEFNHLWENSRDFDAGAGFQPAASLPIGDWMLLSDPEASVAFTSANFDVFSNNLGPGFSVVAGRNEVADRLVELIQNAETSIWIASGHLRSRPVSEALIAKVAQSPGLDVRVYLDGQEYVSAYTSQSEADDQAACVSAAGSSESKLQACYDKAFHWSYPVATTDGIQLRFKHYSYRWHYSYAPQMHHKYMLVDGTVLASGSYNLSDNAEHQTMENMVVYRGDRHAGLTQAFADNFEGMWSTGEAAGSFQTLLNEVKNGSGTVPIVYDAMALTHAQVTELKAAIRDACPEVDSQEFRVHPQKHMTCKRSP
- a CDS encoding lysophospholipid acyltransferase family protein; this translates as MITREFSWSSWRERAGSHFAPRDVPRLLSEVALAGLRLAAARDRELGKFDGLDARDPDMVDVVLDLARVIGERYFRYRVEGVDNVPARGPALLVGSHNGGLQTFDSLLTLIAIRDRFGVERAVHPLAHDLLFQAPRLREVSEGLGILRADHEGALEAFRRGRLVLVYPGSDLDSTRPFKDRHRIELGGRTGFLKLALRASVPIVPVVSEGTHEQFIVLTRGDELARRLGIKRWFRAEAFPIVLALPWGIVPGYLPYLPLPAQTTVRFGPPIHLPQLGADATVDSHTLQECYRQVEHAMQRELDVLARGRVPFLGRPQDRRPLSDAAVRQ